AAATGGACTTCAGTGGTTAGTCAAAAACGGTCATATACATCATGACACGCATTAAACGGGTTGTAACAGCTAGCTTGACCAGGTCCTGCCAGTTGCTCTGTTACCTTTGTAGACATGTACGCGCGCCTGAAGTGGCTCTTCAGTCCGTGCGCCACATTGTATGGAACCCGCGCATGCGCATGGTGTGCAGACCAGTGCTCCTAGTTACTACTGTAACCTGCGCGTGTGCCATAACTAATTCGCAAACCCACGTAACACACTACATGGACCTTATGCCACGCCATATCGAGCCGCGTGCCACACATATGCCATTGCGCATACCAGGACGCCACCTGGTCATGCGCCATCTATACTTGCGCGCCACACGGATGCCACTACGCATACCAGGACGCCACCTGGTTATGCGCCATCCATACTCGCGCGTATATGTGCGGGTGTGGCACACCCTTTGGTCCCCACTAGTGTTTGCCTTTAAGGAAACAATTacaaggagtgctcctccttatataccactttgagttttgtcatcccacctatgtgggacaagttgACAAAACTAATCTATTTTattcatctttgtttgttccaaacatacaacttaAAGCTTTGATATCTCATATATCTTAGCTCTATTTAAACATAATTTGAACACaaaccataaataattatttatacaacacatatataaatattattaatgtccaaaatatttagtggtaaactcattttcactaaaatttccaaCAAGACTAAGTACGTATTAGAGAAGTAACTATATCTATAATGCACACTTAAATGTTAGACGAAAGATGGTCAAAGCTCATCGTGTTTAGGCACTTTTCCTTTGATTTGGCCACATGAAGGCAAGGAGCTTAAACACTCGATCCAAACACCATCAGCCACAACTGAGGCAGAGTCATCGTTGCGGTGCCATGACCAGTGAGCATGGGTCTCGTTGATTATTCTCAAACGACCATGCCCAAAGCTTGCCTCCCTGAATAGCGATATTGAAGGACTAGGTTCTTTGTATCTAGAGTAATTCAAAACAACTGTCAGTACTATCATTTAGCATGCATAAAGGTTAATGCTTTTGATTAGAAACTTACGCCATGGCAAGACCCTCTCTGTTGCCTCCATCTCCAATTGTTATGTATATTGGTCCGCAAGGAGCTGCGTTGTTGGCATAAACTCTTGTCTGAAAAACGTAGGTGATTAAGCTGGGAAAGTTACAAAAAGAAGCATTTGACCAATAGAAATTTACTTATAATCATTGCATATTTTTTTCTGTACTCAATTATACGATAACACGTGATCAAAAAGTCAAATAATGTTGGGCCAATGTTTAATTAGTTCCTACAAATAGTCAAAGgtaacctctctctctctctctctttttttttttttactttagaTATAGTCAACTAGGTTATAGCAAAAAAGATAAATTCATTGCttcatagaaaaaaaaaaaaagacgccatttaaagttgaaaataaaaatataagagaAACTTACAAATCTTTCATATGCATGGACGTGGCCGGCGAAAACCATGTCAACTCCGGAATCATACAACATTTTCTCCATTGCTAATCTCATGCTTTCACCTTCCCCTTGATGAGCCATGTTGGAATTATACCACGGGGCATGAAGCAGCACAATAAGCCATGGTGTTAGTGATCTGTCCACTTTTGCTAAGTCGTTCATTAACCACTTGTATTGATCGGAATCAACACTAAAATCGGTGTATGACCCTAACATAATGATGTGAGTCCCGACTACATCAAAGGAGTAATAAAGGTTTGAATTGGAGCCACTTTCTTCGTATGGCATGGGCCAACGGGCATTGTAGGCCTTAAACCCTTTGGGGTAGATGATTGGGAATATTTCTTGTTCATGGTTCCCTTGGGTAACCATCCATGGTCTACGGCTAGCATATGGCTGGACCAGTCGCCCGAATGAATCCCATAGTGGTTGTTGTGTGTCAGCATAGGATAGGTCGCCAGGGAGGAGCAAAACATCATAATTGCTTGCATTAATATGCTCCAAGGTTGAGCTAGTCCATTCTGTCTGTCCAAGGTCACCTAGAAAATGTATGTGCATTTCATCAAATAGGGCTGTAGTGTTCACAAGAGCTAAGCTGACTCGCTTATGTTCGACTCTCAAAAAGCTCAACTTACCTcgttttagtattttttttttaataataatgaGCCAAACAAACAAGTGAGGATGTCTTTGCTAGTTTTCGAATTGCAAATCGCCTAGGTCTCAAATTTTGCGATGATAAACTTGGGTATATATAATTAGCTTGAAAAAATGGAACTTACCAACAACTACAAACTCGATCGAAAAGTTGACCGGCGGTGTTTGAAAGTTAAACTCAGGGCCAGAGCCACCGCAACGATAGTAATATATTGTGGCCGGATCTAAGGGTCCGATTGTGACATGGTGGATCTCCCCAGAAGTATATAAGAAATAATGGTAAGATGTTGAATTTCCAGTAGCCGATGAGTCG
Above is a window of Helianthus annuus cultivar XRQ/B chromosome 14, HanXRQr2.0-SUNRISE, whole genome shotgun sequence DNA encoding:
- the LOC110908288 gene encoding purple acid phosphatase 22; the protein is MPRSLLLLLLLAVVFLPTHHASVDFTRQPPRPLVYTYHDGPESHPQQVHVSLVGKQYMKISWVTEERNVASIVNYGKIPGKYDSSATGNSTSYHYFLYTSGEIHHVTIGPLDPATIYYYRCGGSGPEFNFQTPPVNFSIEFVVVGDLGQTEWTSSTLEHINASNYDVLLLPGDLSYADTQQPLWDSFGRLVQPYASRRPWMVTQGNHEQEIFPIIYPKGFKAYNARWPMPYEESGSNSNLYYSFDVVGTHIIMLGSYTDFSVDSDQYKWLMNDLAKVDRSLTPWLIVLLHAPWYNSNMAHQGEGESMRLAMEKMLYDSGVDMVFAGHVHAYERFTRVYANNAAPCGPIYITIGDGGNREGLAMAYKEPSPSISLFREASFGHGRLRIINETHAHWSWHRNDDSASVVADGVWIECLSSLPSCGQIKGKVPKHDEL